AATAAATATTGGTTTGCATATTCAATTGTTTTCTCACTTGCACCGAAGAGTAAAAGTATGGGGTTCTTAGTTGTTTGCAAAACTATGGTAAGGAAAATTGATATCACAAATAAAGATGCAGCACTACTTCCAAGAATAGCTTCAGCACGATCTTTATTTCCTTTACCAAGCTCTATGGATGCCAGAGGTGCACCGCCAGAGCCTATTAATTGCGCAAATGCAGATACGAGAATAATAATGGGGAAACAAACACCTACTCCTGTCATAGCCATATCGCCTACTCCAGGTATCATACCGATATATATCCGGTCCACAATGTTATATAATGCATTAATAACTTGAGCTACAATAGCTGGTATGGCCAATGAAACGATTAACCTAGGCACAGGCGTTGTGCCTAGGTTGGAGCTTCCAGATTTATTTTCATCTATCACGATTTTACGATCCGTTGTTGATTTAATTAAGTTCACTTGTAAGTTTCTACTGTCATTAAATCAGTGATTTTCACAGCTCCATAAGGACGAATAGTAATGGGATACGTTGAATTCTCTAAGAAATTAGCCTCTATATATTCAATGTAGTCTTTTGTGTTTTCTTTTGGAATTATTGCCATAATAACACCAGCAAACCCCCCGCCATGAACCCTTGTTGCACCTTTTCCTATCTTCGCAATAAATTGTTGGGTAAGTTCTAACGCAAGAGGTATACCTTGCTCTGTAATATTGGACATAGAATAGCAATTTTGGAGTAATTTCCAAGAGGAATCTCCAGAGGCTGATATTAGAGTTAAAAATTCAGCAAAATTACCATTTTCCAGAGATTCTATCTGTTTTTCGACCACTATATTTTCATTGAAAAAATGTATTGCCCGAAGAATAGCACGATCGCTTACTTGATTGCGCAGAGATTTAAGGTTAGATAAGATATCCTCTAACTTCAGCTCTGCAAGCTCGCTTTTTCCAAAATGAGCAGCTACTTGTTTCATTTCTTTTGGTACAGAAGAATATTCTTCACTTAGATCAGCATGGCCTTTACCTGTATTTACAATAATAATTTCATAACCAGCTTTATTAAAATCAAAATCTATATTCTTAATTTCTGGATTATCTTCATTTTGAAAATCAATATTGATAATTCCGCCAACTGCACAAGCCATCTGATCTAACAATCCTGAGTCTTTATTCCAGTAATGATTTTCGGCATATTTGCCGACCTTTGCATATTCAGTTTTACTCAACTTGTTTTCATTAAAAAAGTGATCCATTATAGAACAGATCAGCATTTCAAATGAAGCGGATGAGCTAACACCAGCGGCAGAAAGAACATTGCTAGTAACATATACATCGAAACCACCCAAGTTTTTACCGGTTTCTTTAAATCCAGCTAAAAGGCCTTTAAGCAATTCAATGGTACTGCCTTCATGCTCACTACTCAGATCATCAATATTAATTGAGAAGTCCAGCTGATAATTTTCACTGACAATAGATACATAATTATTTTTGGTTTTTGTGGCAATACCAATGCAATCAAGATTAATGCTGCCTGCGAGTATTTTTCCACCGTTATGATCTGTGTGATTGCCACCAATCTCAACACGGCCAGGAGCGCTAAAGACTTCGAAATCCTCATGTTGGAATCTTTTTGTATATTTTTCGATAGATGATACATAACGTTGTTTGTTGTTCTCTACATTGTCTTCACCATAGAGATCAACCCACAATTTAGCGTTTTGCGTCGAATTAAGCGCTTTTTCAAATTCAATTTTATTCATTTCTGCACCTCACCTTTAAATGTATAACTCAACTTTTGCAACATGAAAATCGCATAAGTACTGATATATCTGGCCAAAGCAGAAATCTATGCTGGGTTTAACGTTACGTCAGTCATAATGCTCTTAGTGGTCTCCACATCGGCAACCTTCGCGTACTTCCGACACGTCGCATTTACTGCAATCGCTTACCAGAATATCTGATTACATTGTAGCACTCGGTCATTCGCCATCTTTAGCACTTTTTTTGTACAGATTTGTCATTTTATTACTTATATTAATAAAGTATCACATGTATTTTGTATTTTATTTGGATTTTAGTATTTTTTTAGTATTTTCAATCGATTTCGATCAGCGGCAGCATAATTTTTCGCCCGTGTCCCCTCGCCTAACTCACTATTCATCGTAACGAGGTATCCATCGCGATACAGCAGCCAAATTCGATCATGCACATTGTAACGCCACCCCCGAGAACAAATGTCGAATCCACCGAAGATAAATAGAATAATATATATTTCGTGTTAGGTATTTCTATCTATTGTTAAACCTTTAGGTAAGAGCTGCAAGGTTTGTCTCAAAAAATTCTGTGTGATCTAATTATATTAAAGGGTATTCCAAATGAATATTGTGTACTGGGCAATCCTCCATTATGAATATTATCTGAATGTCCTGCATTATGCAGGACAAATATAATGAACGTTTCCCTGAACTTAATTTCATTTCTAAATTAATTAAATGAAAAATACCCCGTCGACCAGTTAAGGTTAACGGGATATTTTTATACATGCTTATACCAAAACCATCCAAAATTCAAATTCACTTCTGTAGTTCCTTATACATACACTAACCATCAGTTAGCGTGCTGGCTTAGGAGTTGCTGAAGACTTAGGAACATGAAACCCCTTGTCTTGCGCGTAATTTTCAATACTCCAGATCCCTATTCCACTCTCACGAGCCTTATCTTGAATAGCTCTGAATTGATCTACGTACTTTGTATTGGGTGCAAATACATAAGCTACACGAGCATACCCTTGCTCTAGCAGAAGCTCATTAAACATTTTACCATCAATATAAAGGTAACAAAGTAGACGGCCATATTTGTCCCGCTCTGACACATCGAGTTCAATTTGCACATCTTTATCTGTAAGCATCTTTTTAGCATAATTAGAGGCTTCTATCGAAAATGGCTGTGGTTCAGGAATATTAGGATTAACGGATTCAGGAGTATCGACCAGCAGCAAGCGAACGGTTTCCTTTTTGCCGTCAATAGTTAACTTCATGGTGTCTCCATCGACTACTCGGGTTACTTTTGCATCTAATAAACGCTTGTTGGCATCTACTGTATTGTTTGCTGTTGAATCAGATTTTGGGTCGGGACTAGTTGTTATTGTTGGAGCTGGGTCTAGAGTAGATTGCTCGGCTAAGGTGCAACCGGTTAAAGCACTTAGTAAGAGCGTAATCGCAAAAAAGCTTTTTACTAGAGAAAACTTATTCATTAATAAACCTCTTTCTTATACTTATGTAATAGCTTCATGGGGTTTAATTAAAATAAATCAAAACAGTGAAAAACACAAGTTGATGTTTAAAAAAATGCGCAAAATGAAATCCAAGATCATCTATGCAAAATGATAGATGGCTCCGACGTAGTCTAAAATCCTTTACAATAAAAAAGAGTCGCACCATCTTTCTGTGCA
This window of the Paenibacillus sp. FSL R10-2734 genome carries:
- a CDS encoding galactokinase family protein encodes the protein MNKIEFEKALNSTQNAKLWVDLYGEDNVENNKQRYVSSIEKYTKRFQHEDFEVFSAPGRVEIGGNHTDHNGGKILAGSINLDCIGIATKTKNNYVSIVSENYQLDFSINIDDLSSEHEGSTIELLKGLLAGFKETGKNLGGFDVYVTSNVLSAAGVSSSASFEMLICSIMDHFFNENKLSKTEYAKVGKYAENHYWNKDSGLLDQMACAVGGIINIDFQNEDNPEIKNIDFDFNKAGYEIIIVNTGKGHADLSEEYSSVPKEMKQVAAHFGKSELAELKLEDILSNLKSLRNQVSDRAILRAIHFFNENIVVEKQIESLENGNFAEFLTLISASGDSSWKLLQNCYSMSNITEQGIPLALELTQQFIAKIGKGATRVHGGGFAGVIMAIIPKENTKDYIEYIEANFLENSTYPITIRPYGAVKITDLMTVETYK
- a CDS encoding thermonuclease family protein; amino-acid sequence: MNKFSLVKSFFAITLLLSALTGCTLAEQSTLDPAPTITTSPDPKSDSTANNTVDANKRLLDAKVTRVVDGDTMKLTIDGKKETVRLLLVDTPESVNPNIPEPQPFSIEASNYAKKMLTDKDVQIELDVSERDKYGRLLCYLYIDGKMFNELLLEQGYARVAYVFAPNTKYVDQFRAIQDKARESGIGIWSIENYAQDKGFHVPKSSATPKPAR